A genomic window from Silene latifolia isolate original U9 population chromosome 11, ASM4854445v1, whole genome shotgun sequence includes:
- the LOC141612553 gene encoding kunitz trypsin inhibitor 5-like produces MSSFLFLASITLVLLSILPPSTTTILLPVDIDGDLILNGGEYYIIPITTTSGFTYTKKHKECPLYITPEKTENSPGTPVKINVAVSSVVISLNTPIVLTFKGPTPCNESLIWRQTLDPTRKFYFTTGGVSTLPIPEPFFITKRDKSLKPMYELQFSPTPWGEERFNVGIHKDGLLGITEHPTTVYFRKAFNVLELPTSTS; encoded by the coding sequence ATGTCTTCCTTCCTCTTCTTAGCATCAATCACCCTAGTCCTACTCTCAATCCTCCCACCCTCCACTACTACAATTCTACTTCCCGTCGATATCGACGGGGACTTGATACTTAATGGAGGGGAGTATTACATTATCCCCATAACCACTACAAGTGGTTTTACCTACACCAAAAAACATAAGGAATGTCCACTTTACATCACCCCAGAAAAAACTGAAAATTCACCTGGTACCCCAGTTAAGATCAATGTTGCTGTGAGTTCTGTTGTCATTAGCCTTAACACGCCAATTGTCTTAACCTTCAAAGGCCCCACACCATGCAACGAATCCCTGATATGGAGACAAACCCTGGACCCAACCCGAAAGTTTTACTTCACCACCGGTGGTGTGTCTACCCTGCCAATCCCTGAACCTTTTTTCATCACTAAGAGGGACAAGTCCTTAAAACCTATGTATGAGTTACAGTTTTCGCCTACGCCTTGGGGAGAGGAGAGGTTTAATGTTGGAATACATAAGGATGGACTTTTAGGTATCACCGAGCATCCTACTACCGTGTACTTCAGGAAAGCTTTCAATGTTCTCGAGTTACCTACGAGTACCTCTTAA